The following are from one region of the Carnobacterium gallinarum DSM 4847 genome:
- a CDS encoding branched-chain amino acid ABC transporter permease — MENFIQQLINGLSLGSIYALIALGYTMVYGIIKLINFAHGEVYMVGSYVGYTVIRNFNMGLIPALIFSMVFCALLGVVIERIAYKPLRKATRVAALITAIGVSFLLQYVMLLIMGPEVRAFPETIANKSYSLGGITIDQQQITIFIVTIVLMLALQFIVKKTKMGKAMRAVSVDADAAKLMGINVNNTISFTFALGSSLAGAAGVLVGIYYNSISPMMGTAPGLKAFIAAVLGGIGLIPGAMFGGFTIGIIETLISGYGNSMIKDAVVYIILIIILIVKPSGLLGKNTKEKV, encoded by the coding sequence ATGGAAAATTTTATTCAACAATTAATTAATGGTTTGTCTTTGGGAAGTATCTATGCCTTAATTGCATTAGGGTATACGATGGTTTATGGCATTATAAAATTAATCAACTTTGCTCATGGTGAAGTGTACATGGTAGGTTCTTATGTAGGCTATACAGTTATTCGTAATTTTAATATGGGATTAATTCCTGCCTTGATTTTTTCAATGGTCTTTTGTGCGTTATTAGGAGTTGTAATTGAAAGAATTGCCTATAAGCCGTTACGAAAAGCAACTCGTGTAGCAGCTTTGATTACCGCAATTGGTGTTTCTTTCTTGTTACAATATGTTATGTTGCTAATTATGGGACCAGAAGTTCGAGCATTCCCTGAAACAATAGCGAATAAAAGTTATTCTTTAGGTGGTATCACAATAGATCAGCAACAAATTACAATCTTTATTGTTACAATTGTACTCATGTTAGCTTTGCAATTTATTGTAAAGAAAACCAAAATGGGCAAAGCAATGCGTGCAGTTAGTGTAGATGCAGATGCAGCAAAATTAATGGGAATCAATGTTAACAATACGATTTCTTTTACCTTTGCATTAGGTTCTTCATTAGCAGGTGCAGCAGGTGTTCTAGTTGGGATTTATTATAATTCAATCTCACCAATGATGGGAACAGCCCCTGGTCTAAAAGCATTTATTGCCGCAGTATTAGGTGGAATAGGACTAATTCCTGGTGCCATGTTTGGTGGATTTACCATTGGAATTATTGAAACATTGATTAGTGGATATGGCAATTCAATGATTAAAGATGCTGTTGTATATATCATTTTAATTATTATTTTAATTGTGAAACCATCTGGTCTATTAGGCAAAAATACAAAAGAAAAAGTGTAG
- a CDS encoding ABC transporter permease — protein sequence MKKSALYKDIFREIWQTKARFLSIFAIITLGVGFFSGIKATGPNMIDTADHYFKQKDLMDLKVVSTYGLNQDDLAALGKVNGADVIPSYTQEVFLGNTGLVAKVMSLSNQKNPVNGYRVIEGRLPEKNGEIALDNVKKITKKYKIGDEVTFTGGEGKDADLKNNFQQLTYKIVGFVNSPMYIETYTRGTSSIGKGTIDGFGVISETNFKLDYYTEAYLTFKNTQKLQAYSTKYEEQIEKNQKAVKEAVKQRPKLRLAEIKAEAENKLTDGQQKIADAKAQIESGQQQLDAAKIKLDAGEVAYADGVNQLQTELANAEATLVDKQNEVDTGNAELTNKQAALTNGETQLATARSEFQTKKSAAEAQIQQGRSVSEQIRQAIALPIQEVPVEMSQGLALGASQLDPNFGQLLTGYFSGVVPKEQVTAALDNSNQKLTASTNELASAEAQLNQKQQELTNGKAQLASAYAQLQDGQAALTAGRAQLIEEKTNGESQLASSRVELDAGQTSYQTALAEFTTKKASGEAEIANGEKELADAQDQLKKISQPDYYVLDRTTNPGYGEFRDNADRISAIAQVFPVFFFLIAALVSLTTMTRMVEEQRLQIGTLKALGYQERDIAMKFILYALLASVSASIVGLAIGYQLFPALIFNAYGALYNLPSIRITYYISYALISLVVSLLCTVVSALVVTWVELKSNAATLMRPKAPKSGKRILLERIPFIWNRFGFNQKVTARNLFRYKQRMLMTILGIAGCTALILTGFGLKNSIADIADLQYGKIMRYQAIVAFNPDATQEDVNSYNQLIKNTKEITKNLNVSQENYTVTKKDVNTQEASIFVPETIENFDQFVSLRNRQTGEKYKIPKNGVIVTEKLAKLFDLKVGATFEVENSDNQAFKVTVKGITENYAGHNIYMSPSYYQEIVKEKPNYNTQLLTYQESRKWESNFGEKLTSNPRVAVATFVSQVGGSFEDTMSSLDIVTLVLIVSAALLAFVVLYNLTNINVSERIRELSTIKVLGFYDSEVSLYIYRENIILTFMGIGVGLFLGVLLHGFVLETAEVDIMMFSPTIKLMSYVYSGLLTLLFSGMVMFAMHIKLKKIDMIEALKSVD from the coding sequence ATGAAAAAATCAGCTCTTTACAAAGATATATTTAGAGAAATCTGGCAAACAAAAGCTCGTTTTCTTTCGATTTTTGCGATTATTACGTTAGGTGTAGGTTTTTTCTCAGGAATTAAAGCAACAGGTCCTAATATGATAGATACTGCCGATCATTATTTTAAGCAAAAAGACTTAATGGATCTTAAAGTTGTTTCTACTTATGGCTTAAATCAAGATGACTTAGCAGCTTTAGGAAAAGTTAATGGTGCTGACGTGATTCCCAGTTATACGCAGGAAGTTTTCCTTGGAAATACAGGCTTAGTTGCCAAAGTAATGTCTTTATCGAATCAAAAAAATCCAGTGAATGGTTACCGAGTAATTGAAGGCCGTTTGCCAGAAAAAAATGGTGAGATCGCATTAGATAATGTAAAAAAAATAACAAAAAAATATAAAATTGGTGATGAAGTTACCTTTACAGGTGGAGAAGGCAAAGACGCTGATTTAAAAAATAATTTTCAACAATTAACCTATAAAATAGTTGGATTCGTCAATAGTCCCATGTACATTGAAACCTATACTCGTGGAACAAGCTCGATTGGTAAAGGAACCATAGATGGATTTGGAGTGATTTCAGAGACTAATTTTAAGTTAGACTATTATACGGAAGCCTATTTAACATTTAAAAATACGCAAAAATTACAAGCCTATTCAACTAAATATGAAGAACAGATTGAAAAAAATCAAAAAGCTGTCAAAGAAGCTGTTAAACAGCGACCGAAACTTCGTTTAGCTGAAATTAAGGCAGAAGCAGAGAACAAGCTAACGGATGGGCAGCAAAAAATAGCGGATGCTAAGGCTCAAATCGAAAGTGGACAACAGCAACTAGATGCTGCAAAAATTAAATTAGATGCAGGTGAAGTAGCCTACGCTGATGGTGTCAATCAACTACAAACGGAACTAGCAAATGCTGAAGCAACCTTAGTAGATAAACAAAATGAAGTAGATACAGGCAATGCTGAATTAACCAATAAACAAGCTGCTTTAACAAATGGAGAGACACAATTAGCTACAGCAAGAAGCGAATTTCAAACTAAAAAGTCTGCGGCAGAGGCACAAATACAGCAAGGTAGAAGTGTTAGTGAACAAATTCGTCAGGCAATTGCTCTTCCAATTCAAGAAGTCCCAGTTGAGATGAGTCAAGGATTGGCTCTTGGAGCAAGTCAGCTTGATCCAAATTTTGGACAGCTATTAACCGGTTATTTTTCAGGAGTAGTACCAAAGGAGCAAGTAACAGCTGCATTGGATAATAGCAATCAAAAATTAACAGCTTCAACGAATGAGTTGGCTAGTGCTGAAGCTCAATTAAATCAAAAACAGCAAGAGTTAACGAATGGCAAAGCTCAATTAGCAAGTGCATATGCTCAACTACAGGATGGTCAAGCAGCACTTACAGCTGGAAGGGCTCAATTGATTGAGGAAAAAACAAATGGTGAATCTCAATTAGCTAGCTCAAGGGTTGAATTAGATGCAGGTCAAACTAGCTATCAAACAGCTTTGGCTGAATTTACAACTAAGAAAGCTAGTGGGGAAGCTGAAATTGCCAACGGTGAAAAAGAATTAGCTGATGCACAAGATCAGTTAAAGAAAATCTCTCAACCAGATTACTATGTGTTAGATCGGACAACGAATCCAGGATACGGTGAGTTTCGTGACAATGCAGATCGTATTTCAGCAATAGCTCAAGTCTTTCCAGTCTTTTTCTTCCTAATTGCCGCCCTAGTTAGTTTAACAACAATGACCCGAATGGTGGAAGAACAGCGTTTACAAATTGGAACATTAAAAGCGTTAGGCTATCAAGAGCGAGATATCGCAATGAAGTTTATTCTTTATGCATTATTAGCCAGCGTTAGTGCTAGTATTGTAGGTTTAGCCATTGGTTATCAATTATTTCCAGCTTTGATTTTTAATGCATATGGTGCTCTTTACAATTTGCCATCAATCCGAATCACCTATTATATCAGCTATGCCTTGATTTCATTAGTGGTTTCGTTATTGTGTACCGTGGTTTCAGCTTTAGTGGTTACATGGGTTGAACTAAAAAGCAATGCAGCAACCTTAATGCGTCCTAAAGCTCCAAAAAGTGGCAAACGAATTTTATTAGAACGCATTCCATTTATTTGGAATCGTTTTGGTTTTAATCAAAAAGTCACAGCTAGAAATTTATTTCGCTATAAACAGCGAATGTTAATGACAATTCTAGGTATTGCTGGTTGTACAGCCTTGATCTTAACTGGTTTTGGTTTGAAGAATTCAATTGCCGATATTGCGGATTTACAGTACGGAAAAATTATGCGCTATCAAGCGATTGTGGCGTTTAACCCTGATGCAACACAAGAGGATGTCAATAGTTACAATCAGTTAATCAAAAATACAAAAGAGATTACAAAGAATTTAAATGTAAGTCAAGAAAATTATACTGTAACGAAAAAGGACGTAAATACTCAAGAAGCTAGTATTTTTGTTCCAGAAACAATTGAGAATTTTGATCAATTTGTCAGTCTGCGAAATCGTCAAACGGGGGAAAAATACAAAATTCCTAAAAATGGTGTTATCGTTACTGAAAAGTTAGCGAAGCTCTTTGATTTAAAAGTAGGAGCTACCTTTGAAGTGGAAAATTCAGATAACCAAGCGTTTAAAGTAACCGTTAAAGGGATTACGGAAAATTATGCAGGTCATAATATTTATATGAGTCCAAGTTATTATCAAGAAATAGTTAAGGAAAAGCCAAACTACAATACACAATTGTTAACGTATCAAGAAAGTCGCAAATGGGAAAGTAATTTTGGTGAAAAGCTAACGTCTAATCCAAGGGTCGCTGTAGCAACCTTTGTTAGTCAAGTAGGAGGTAGTTTTGAAGATACCATGTCTAGTCTAGATATTGTGACTCTCGTTCTGATTGTTTCAGCAGCATTATTAGCTTTTGTCGTGTTATATAATCTGACCAATATCAATGTTTCTGAGCGGATTCGAGAGCTTTCAACTATCAAGGTATTAGGATTTTATGATAGTGAAGTCAGTCTTTATATTTACCGTGAAAATATTATTTTAACCTTTATGGGGATTGGTGTAGGCCTATTTCTAGGAGTGCTGTTACATGGTTTTGTGCTAGAAACAGCTGAGGTCGATATTATGATGTTTAGTCCAACAATTAAATTAATGAGTTATGTTTATTCAGGTTTACTAACCTTGCTTTTCTCAGGAATGGTTATGTTTGCTATGCATATAAAATTAAAGAAAATCGATATGATTGAAGCCTTAAAATCAGTTGATTAA
- a CDS encoding ABC transporter substrate-binding protein, whose amino-acid sequence MKKVIIGLASLAAVAVIATGCASGGSSEKDSKTIKIGANLELSGPVSAYGTAELDGINLAIDEINKNGGVLGKQLSLVDLDNKSDKAEAASVATKLATKEKVVAIVGPATSGTSKAATPSVTKAKVPMVTPSGTDDTVTVENGKVWDYVYRVSFQDSFQGVTLANFAQDNLGAKKAVIIGDSSSDYAKGLTKSFKDSFKGKIVDEVNFTTGDKDFKAVLTKIKDKDFDVLYMPSYYEEAGLIIKQARELGITQPILGADGFGNDKLVDLAQGKNLNNVYYTAHYSNKSEEKKVVDFVAAFKAKYNKAPDAFSALAYDAVYMIAKAIENAGEATPEKVKDELAKIKDFDGITGNITMDKNHNPIKSTLVIKLENGEEVSNTVVKP is encoded by the coding sequence ATGAAGAAAGTAATCATAGGTTTGGCAAGTTTAGCAGCAGTAGCAGTAATAGCAACAGGTTGTGCAAGCGGAGGTTCATCGGAAAAGGATTCAAAAACCATTAAAATTGGTGCAAATTTGGAATTATCTGGACCGGTTTCAGCTTATGGAACGGCAGAGCTTGATGGAATTAATTTAGCAATTGATGAAATTAATAAAAATGGTGGTGTATTAGGAAAGCAATTAAGCCTAGTAGACTTAGATAATAAATCAGATAAAGCAGAAGCAGCCAGTGTTGCGACTAAATTAGCAACAAAAGAAAAAGTAGTAGCCATTGTTGGACCAGCAACATCAGGAACTTCAAAAGCAGCTACACCAAGTGTTACTAAAGCGAAAGTCCCAATGGTTACACCATCAGGAACAGATGACACTGTAACTGTTGAAAATGGAAAAGTTTGGGATTATGTGTATCGTGTATCCTTCCAAGATTCTTTCCAAGGAGTTACATTGGCTAACTTTGCACAAGATAACTTAGGAGCTAAAAAAGCTGTAATTATTGGAGATAGCTCAAGTGATTACGCAAAAGGCTTAACAAAGAGTTTCAAAGATAGCTTTAAAGGAAAGATTGTTGATGAAGTTAACTTCACTACAGGGGATAAAGACTTTAAAGCCGTTTTAACAAAAATTAAAGACAAAGATTTTGATGTCTTATATATGCCTTCATACTATGAAGAGGCTGGTTTGATTATTAAACAAGCCCGTGAACTAGGAATTACTCAACCAATTCTAGGAGCAGACGGTTTTGGTAATGATAAATTAGTTGATTTAGCTCAAGGGAAAAACTTAAACAATGTATACTATACAGCTCACTATTCTAATAAGAGTGAAGAGAAAAAGGTTGTTGATTTTGTAGCAGCTTTTAAAGCAAAATATAATAAAGCGCCAGATGCCTTCTCAGCTCTTGCATATGATGCTGTTTACATGATTGCTAAAGCAATTGAAAATGCAGGTGAAGCAACTCCTGAAAAAGTTAAAGATGAATTAGCTAAAATTAAAGATTTTGATGGTATCACAGGGAATATTACAATGGATAAAAATCATAACCCGATTAAATCAACATTGGTAATTAAATTGGAAAATGGTGAAGAAGTTAGCAACACTGTAGTTAAACCATAA
- a CDS encoding flotillin family protein, whose product MSYFVIGLCVFVVLMCLVIFISKYQTANPDEALIISGSYLGTKNVFKDDSGNKIKIVRGGGAFVLPVFQRSNRLSLLSSKLDVSTPEVYTEQGVPVMADGTSIIKIGSSVEEIATAAEQFLSKTRDELENEAREVLEGHLRSILGSMTVEEIYQNRDKFSQSVQEVASVDLAKMGLIIVSFTIKEVKDKNGYLDSLGKPRIAQVKRDADIAIAEADKETRIKRAEAEKNSKKSELERETEVAEALKEKELKLAAYKQEQDIAKAQADQAYGLESAKAQQQVTEEEMTVKIIERQKQIELEEKEITRREKQYDSEVKKKADADRYAKEQEALGNKAREVAEAEADQFRVEAMATANANQVRLEGQALADAILAKGQAEAESKAKIAEAFKQYGEAAILAMVVDVLPSMVKEAAQPMGNIEKITVIDNGQGEGASSGANRVASYATNLLATTQETLKETTGLDVKDLIEKFVTKAPQTIHQDIHQDKE is encoded by the coding sequence ATGTCGTATTTTGTAATTGGTTTATGTGTTTTTGTTGTCTTAATGTGTTTAGTGATATTTATTTCAAAATATCAAACTGCTAATCCTGATGAGGCTTTAATTATCAGTGGGAGCTATTTAGGAACTAAGAATGTATTTAAGGATGATTCAGGTAATAAGATTAAAATTGTTCGTGGTGGAGGAGCTTTTGTGCTACCTGTTTTCCAGCGTTCAAACCGTTTAAGTTTATTATCTAGTAAATTAGATGTTTCAACACCAGAAGTATACACAGAACAAGGTGTGCCGGTTATGGCAGATGGTACCTCTATTATTAAAATAGGTTCATCTGTTGAAGAGATTGCTACAGCAGCAGAGCAATTTTTAAGTAAAACTAGAGATGAATTAGAGAATGAGGCTCGCGAAGTTCTTGAAGGACATTTGCGTTCAATCTTAGGTTCAATGACAGTAGAAGAAATTTACCAAAATCGTGATAAATTTAGCCAAAGTGTGCAAGAAGTAGCCAGTGTTGATTTGGCAAAAATGGGTTTAATTATTGTTTCCTTCACGATTAAAGAAGTAAAAGATAAAAATGGCTATTTAGATTCACTTGGGAAACCAAGAATTGCTCAAGTAAAACGTGACGCCGATATCGCCATTGCTGAAGCAGATAAAGAAACTCGTATTAAGCGTGCCGAGGCTGAAAAGAACTCGAAAAAATCTGAGTTAGAACGTGAAACTGAAGTAGCTGAAGCATTAAAAGAAAAAGAATTAAAATTAGCTGCTTACAAACAAGAACAAGATATTGCAAAAGCCCAAGCCGATCAAGCCTATGGATTGGAAAGTGCAAAAGCCCAACAACAAGTAACCGAAGAAGAAATGACTGTTAAAATCATCGAGCGTCAAAAACAAATTGAATTAGAAGAAAAAGAAATTACTCGTCGTGAGAAACAATACGATTCAGAAGTGAAGAAAAAAGCTGATGCAGATCGTTATGCCAAAGAACAAGAAGCCTTAGGGAATAAAGCTCGTGAAGTAGCCGAAGCTGAAGCTGATCAGTTCCGTGTGGAAGCAATGGCAACAGCCAATGCCAATCAAGTTCGTCTTGAAGGACAAGCGTTAGCTGATGCTATTTTAGCTAAAGGACAAGCAGAGGCTGAATCAAAAGCTAAAATTGCCGAAGCCTTTAAACAATACGGTGAGGCAGCGATTCTGGCAATGGTTGTTGATGTATTGCCAAGTATGGTGAAAGAAGCAGCACAACCAATGGGGAACATTGAGAAAATTACTGTTATTGATAATGGTCAAGGTGAAGGTGCTAGTAGTGGTGCAAACCGTGTTGCTAGTTATGCAACGAATTTATTAGCAACAACTCAAGAAACCTTAAAAGAAACAACAGGTTTAGATGTAAAAGATTTAATTGAAAAATTTGTTACTAAAGCACCACAAACAATTCATCAAGATATCCACCAAGATAAAGAGTAA
- a CDS encoding aromatic acid exporter family protein, translated as MKIGLRTIKTAAGAAIAILIAEQFHLSYAVSAGIITILSVQNTKKKSITLAGQRILSTALALGIATILFNILGFNPIAFGLYLLIFIPLAVEFSITDGIVVSSVLVTHLLIEKSTSLQWIFNSFGLMLIGLTIAILANLYMPSSEKKVHELQTNIESTMKLVLLDLSGTLRNGGLSQLQNSYLEKLTQELDEAVLLARNQYNNQLFGQSYYYIKYFDMRQMQAHVLRQIKEDLGQCQLPTLENEKLAGMLIQTAEKLHEDNPANELMQEIQNLFDHFRNSELPKTRAEFENRAMLFKMLNDFMHFIEIKQVFYQEFSPKKEKVI; from the coding sequence ATGAAAATTGGTTTACGAACGATTAAGACTGCAGCAGGAGCCGCTATTGCTATTTTAATTGCTGAACAATTTCATTTAAGTTATGCCGTATCAGCTGGAATTATTACAATCTTAAGTGTTCAAAATACCAAAAAAAAATCAATTACTTTAGCAGGGCAACGAATTTTATCAACGGCTTTAGCTTTAGGGATTGCGACAATTTTATTTAATATATTGGGATTTAACCCAATTGCCTTTGGTCTCTATTTATTGATTTTTATTCCGTTGGCTGTTGAATTTTCGATTACAGATGGGATTGTAGTGAGTTCTGTATTAGTGACGCACCTACTAATTGAAAAAAGTACAAGTTTACAGTGGATTTTTAATAGTTTTGGTTTAATGTTAATTGGTTTAACAATTGCGATTCTTGCCAATTTATATATGCCTTCCAGTGAAAAAAAAGTGCATGAACTACAAACCAATATTGAAAGTACAATGAAGCTAGTTTTGTTAGATTTATCCGGTACCTTGCGCAATGGAGGACTGTCTCAACTTCAAAATTCGTATCTAGAAAAACTCACTCAAGAATTAGATGAAGCAGTTTTATTGGCACGAAATCAATACAATAACCAATTGTTTGGACAAAGTTACTACTATATAAAGTATTTTGATATGCGTCAAATGCAAGCCCATGTTTTAAGACAGATTAAAGAAGATCTGGGACAATGTCAACTACCTACATTAGAGAATGAGAAATTGGCAGGAATGCTTATTCAAACTGCAGAAAAGTTACATGAAGACAATCCGGCGAATGAATTGATGCAAGAAATTCAAAATTTATTTGATCATTTTCGTAATAGTGAATTACCTAAAACTCGTGCTGAATTTGAAAATCGAGCAATGTTATTTAAAATGTTAAATGATTTTATGCATTTTATCGAGATTAAACAAGTTTTTTATCAGGAATTTTCACCTAAAAAAGAAAAGGTTATTTAA
- a CDS encoding DNA topology modulation protein, with protein MEKIVIVGSSGSGKSTLARQLSEKLEVPVYHLDQLFWTENWQPGSQEELFEKQKQIFESQPQWIVDGNYTDSFDLRFSYADTIVFLDLPRYIYFPRIFKRYFQYFKKVRPDMAAGCEEKMDFEFIQFVWTFKKRRPELINKLSKLTSEEKLICLKSPREVKEFIKNIKK; from the coding sequence ATGGAAAAAATCGTTATAGTTGGGTCAAGCGGTAGTGGAAAATCAACATTAGCAAGACAACTTTCAGAAAAATTAGAAGTCCCGGTTTATCACTTAGATCAATTATTTTGGACAGAGAACTGGCAACCGGGTTCTCAAGAAGAACTGTTTGAAAAGCAAAAACAGATTTTTGAAAGTCAGCCACAATGGATTGTTGATGGAAATTATACAGATAGCTTCGATTTGCGTTTCAGCTATGCAGACACTATTGTTTTTTTAGATCTACCACGCTACATTTATTTTCCAAGAATATTTAAGCGTTATTTTCAATATTTTAAAAAAGTTCGACCTGATATGGCAGCTGGTTGTGAAGAGAAAATGGATTTTGAATTTATTCAGTTTGTTTGGACATTTAAGAAGCGCCGCCCTGAACTTATAAATAAACTGTCAAAATTAACCAGTGAGGAAAAATTAATTTGTCTTAAATCACCTCGTGAAGTTAAAGAATTTATTAAGAATATAAAAAAATGA
- a CDS encoding ABC transporter ATP-binding protein has translation MAFVSIKNEYKRYKMGDTTITANDGISFEIEKGEFAIIVGPSGAGKSTVLNILGGMDIADEGQVLVDNIDIAKFTKRQLTGYRRNDVGFVFQFYNLVPNLTTKENVELASQISPHALDAETVLRQVGLGERLGNFPAQLSGGEQQRVAIARALAKQPKLLLCDEPTGALDYETGKQVLKLLQDTCVNTGTTVIVITHNSAIAPMADRVIEINNAQVRKVTINENPMSVNDIEW, from the coding sequence ATGGCATTTGTCAGTATAAAAAATGAATACAAACGTTACAAAATGGGAGATACAACGATTACAGCTAACGATGGAATTAGCTTTGAAATTGAAAAAGGAGAATTTGCAATTATTGTTGGTCCTAGTGGAGCTGGGAAATCAACTGTGTTGAATATTCTTGGTGGAATGGATATCGCCGATGAAGGACAAGTTTTAGTTGATAATATTGATATTGCTAAATTTACGAAACGTCAATTGACAGGATATCGTCGTAATGATGTTGGTTTTGTTTTTCAATTTTATAATCTAGTACCTAACTTAACAACAAAAGAAAATGTAGAGTTGGCTTCGCAGATTTCCCCCCATGCGTTAGATGCCGAAACGGTCTTAAGACAAGTTGGATTAGGTGAGCGTTTAGGCAATTTCCCAGCACAATTATCTGGCGGTGAACAACAACGTGTAGCAATCGCTCGAGCTTTGGCGAAACAACCAAAATTGTTATTGTGTGATGAACCAACGGGGGCATTAGACTATGAGACAGGAAAACAGGTGTTGAAACTTTTACAAGATACGTGTGTGAATACAGGTACAACTGTAATTGTCATTACTCACAACTCAGCAATTGCCCCGATGGCTGACCGAGTGATTGAGATCAACAATGCACAAGTTCGGAAGGTTACGATTAATGAAAATCCAATGTCAGTAAATGATATTGAATGGTAA
- a CDS encoding YkyA family protein, which yields MKYKKVSLTLILTLLIILVAACGNTEERAGAKAIAKQNATFIAKITTNLESYENLEEEMMAALSTDLKADNAVAILTKENGDVGKNFKARQKEITTVEKNMKQVKENLKTLTEYQEKKAVDVPETELNQSIQTLKQLEITYDLFYNYYQSAETAEKDFYQNYTSDISKEDLTTALSTINQTHGAAYQQLEVLYADLSSALVAMTNLNDAIDN from the coding sequence ATGAAGTACAAAAAAGTAAGCCTAACCCTAATTCTCACTCTACTAATTATTTTAGTTGCAGCTTGTGGGAATACCGAGGAACGCGCAGGTGCAAAAGCCATCGCTAAACAAAACGCCACCTTTATTGCAAAAATAACTACTAATTTAGAATCCTACGAAAATTTAGAAGAAGAGATGATGGCTGCACTAAGTACCGATTTAAAAGCAGATAATGCTGTTGCCATACTTACAAAAGAAAATGGTGACGTTGGTAAAAATTTTAAAGCCCGTCAAAAAGAAATTACTACAGTTGAAAAAAATATGAAACAAGTCAAAGAAAATCTTAAAACTTTAACTGAATACCAAGAAAAAAAAGCTGTAGATGTACCTGAAACCGAATTGAACCAAAGCATTCAAACTTTAAAACAGCTAGAAATTACTTATGATTTATTCTACAACTACTATCAATCAGCTGAGACAGCAGAAAAAGATTTCTATCAAAATTATACATCTGATATTAGTAAAGAAGATTTAACTACTGCACTTAGTACCATCAATCAAACCCATGGTGCTGCCTATCAACAATTGGAAGTTTTATATGCTGATTTAAGTTCTGCATTAGTGGCTATGACTAACTTAAATGACGCAATCGATAACTAA
- a CDS encoding FUSC family protein has translation MELGHFRLGMRTVKTGIAVGICIFIFHFLNRGTPMIASLAAVFALRQDVETTVKFGKSRILGNSIGALVAALFIFAHRELGSSFIVEVIGIPLCIMFIIILCDGIDYNSGIIGAIATLLIIYFTIPTTDTFIYALDRVVDTFIGTFIALAVNHLIKTPIPEKVSEINEEIQQLDTEKAELTQLEEEKSESNK, from the coding sequence ATGGAACTTGGACATTTTAGATTAGGAATGCGAACCGTCAAGACTGGAATCGCTGTTGGAATTTGTATTTTTATTTTTCATTTTTTAAATCGTGGTACGCCAATGATTGCTTCTTTAGCTGCTGTTTTTGCCTTAAGACAAGACGTAGAAACAACGGTAAAATTTGGTAAATCACGAATTTTAGGAAACTCAATTGGGGCATTAGTAGCTGCTTTATTTATTTTTGCTCATCGTGAACTTGGAAGTTCTTTTATTGTCGAAGTCATCGGTATCCCTCTTTGTATCATGTTTATTATTATTCTATGTGATGGAATTGATTATAATAGTGGAATTATCGGTGCGATTGCAACGTTGCTAATTATTTACTTTACCATTCCCACAACAGATACGTTTATTTATGCTTTGGATCGTGTTGTAGATACCTTTATTGGAACCTTTATTGCTCTTGCAGTCAACCACCTAATCAAAACACCCATCCCTGAAAAAGTTTCTGAAATTAATGAAGAAATTCAACAGCTAGATACAGAAAAAGCAGAATTAACCCAATTAGAAGAAGAAAAATCAGAATCGAATAAATAA
- a CDS encoding NfeD family protein: MIWGITYETLYFYVLIVTAILAVVTFFIGDIIDFDGPIDPVLIIPFFAFTSLFGYLGETLIGLGSGWILIGSLILASILIFLLNFYLIVPMRDAETTLSTSEKDMEGRVGIVTTPIPVKGMGEISLKSVTGSSTRPASLYKPEDHSIKTGEKVLVIEIRERVAYVVPYQEVF, from the coding sequence TTGATTTGGGGAATAACGTATGAAACGCTTTATTTTTATGTTCTAATTGTTACCGCTATTTTAGCTGTAGTTACCTTTTTTATTGGAGATATCATTGATTTTGATGGTCCGATAGATCCGGTGTTAATTATTCCGTTTTTTGCCTTTACTTCATTGTTTGGTTATCTAGGTGAGACACTGATTGGTTTAGGAAGTGGTTGGATTTTAATTGGTAGCTTAATACTAGCTTCGATACTTATCTTCTTGTTAAACTTTTATCTAATTGTGCCGATGCGTGATGCTGAGACGACATTGTCTACATCTGAAAAAGATATGGAAGGTCGAGTTGGAATTGTGACTACACCAATCCCAGTAAAAGGAATGGGTGAAATTAGTTTGAAGAGTGTGACGGGTTCAAGTACAAGACCAGCATCGCTTTATAAACCAGAAGACCATTCGATAAAAACTGGTGAGAAGGTTCTCGTGATTGAGATTAGAGAGCGGGTAGCTTACGTGGTACCTTATCAAGAAGTATTTTAA